The DNA segment ATCTAAGGTTTTCTTCCCCGTATGCGCGCCACAGTTAGGACAAGTCTGAGATGTCCCATTCTTGTTAACCTTGGCAAAATACACATCTTCTTTCCAGCATACCCACTGTAAAATATTCACAAACTGACCAAACCCAGCGTCAGCAGATGCTTTTGACAACATACCTCGCTGCCAAGAAACAAAATTGAGGTCTTCAACAAATATCATTCCTGCATCTCGAACTAACTGGTGGCTTAATTTAAAATGCCAGTCTTTACGAGTGTCAGATATACGTTGATGTAGACGAGCTATTTTCTGGTTTAACTTGTGTCGATTATTCGAGCCTTTTTGTTTGTTTCTTAGTCTACGAGACAGCAATTTAAGCTTGTATTGTAGAGTCTTGAGAAACCTTGGTCGTTTAATCTCTAGTCCGTCACTCGTAGCTACAAATTTGTCGTAACCTAAATCTAAACCTCGTGGATGCCCATGAGGCAAAGGATTTGGCACGTCAATATTTAGCTGCAATGACAGCATCACAAAGTAACCCGATGCTTTTCTTACTATTCTTGCTTGCTTGGGAATAAACCCGTCTGGAATTGGACGAGACATTCTCCACTTAACTTCTTTTAATCCAGGTAGCTTAATCGAATCAACAGATATTGGATTCTTGTTGAGTTGAGGAAAAACAAACGACCGTAATCGATATTTGTTTTTAAAGCGAGGAAAACCAAACCCTCTGGCTTTCATCTCATCCCAAGCTCTATCTAATGTCCTCAAGGTTTGTTGTAAAACTTGAGCATTAGCACTCTTTAGCCAATCATTATCTTTCTTGGCTTCTGTTAACTGTTTAGCTGCTACATGGTAATTAGGAAATGGTTCGTCAACTGACATGATGTATTCACGTTCAATCGAGCAAGCATTAATCGGAGACTTACGAGACTTGCACCAGTCTTTGCGTAATCCAAGCGCAAAATTCACCCCGCCACTAAACACTACATCCTTGGTGTTTTAGTGGGGGTACTCTTTTGCATCTAAGATAGAATTTAAGAGCGCTGGGACTCATCAGGTGTATCGTTCCTTTGACCTAGTTGCCACGCGATCGCGTTGAGAATCAATTTTCCATTTCCCGTGCAGTTGTCGCTATATTCTTCCTGGGACGCGATCGCGAACCCCACCCGTTCGATAATTTTGCCGTACTTCTTCTCTTTCGCCAGATCCTTCTCCTCCGGGGTCAGAGGACGCGCGCGATCGAGAACGGCTTCAATGATAGGCGTGTACGGCGCAGCCTCCTCCGCAGCCTCTTGAACCTCAATCTGTAGCTTTGTGAGTTCAATAATCTCCTGCGCTCCCTGCACCACAGGTAAGAGATGGGGATCGGCATTAATTGCTTGAGGCGATTGGAGTTGAGAACTATGAGGCGGCACAAAGAAAATATGCTCCAGGGAGATACCATCGGGAAACTTCTCCGCCTCAACTTGCCCGTTCTCCCACATCTGATTGACCATTTCCAGCGCTTTAGCGCGGTTTTTTTCCGTATCGCCTCCGCGTCCCTCAACTTCCAACAAAACCCCTTCCTGTTCGGCAATAGGTTTGGAAAGATCGCTGACTGCGACAAAATGAGTAACCGTTTTAGCCTTAGCCATATTTTCCCTTCCTGACAAATCCGATCGATACATCCGTATCATACGTGAAGAAAGGGTCTTCCTGTTCCGTATTTCGCGCTTGGGGTTAATTTTAAGCCTTCCGTTTCTTACGTGGCAAAATCCCTGAAGACTCCCATTACACCTTCCCAAAACGCCGATCGCGCTGCTGATAATTTGCCAGTGCTTGATGAAACGCCTTGCGATCGAAATCCGGCCAAGCCGTTTGAGTCACATAAATCTCCGCATAAGCCATTTGCCACAGCAGAAAATTACTAATCCGCATTTCTCCACTGGTTCGGATCAGCAAATCCGGTGGCGTTAATCCTGCGGTATATAAATGATCCTCAAACACCGTCTCATCAATTGCATCCACTTGCAATTCCCCTTGTCGAACCCGATCCGCGATCGCGCGACAAGCCTGTAAAATCTCCTGTCGCCCCCCATAGTTCGTCGCCACCGTAAATTGAATCCCCCGATTTTCCTTCGTATCTTCCATCGATCGCGCAATTTCCTCCTGCAACGATCGCGGCAATCCCGCCAAATTTCCCACAAAGCGAATTTTGACATTCTCCGCCATCATCTCCTTTAGTTCCCGACGCAGAACCCGCTCAAAGAGCATCATCAAGAACTCAACCTCCTCAGAAGGTCGTCCCCAATTTTCCGTCGAGAACGCATACGCAGTCAGAGCAGGAATACCCCAATCCTTACAACACCGCAACAAATCCTTAAGGGCATCCACTCCTCGCCGATGACCCATAAATCGGGGTAGCCCTTGTCGTTTTGCCCAGCGACCATTTCCATCCATGATTACCGCGACGTGCTGAGGCAGTCGGTTGCAATCGAGATCGGGGGGCAACGTTTCTAACAAAACACTTTTGCTCACAGTCATTGGCAGGACGAGAATTATAGAGTTATACTCCCTTGCCGTTTCCAACAAGAGACAGAATCAAGGACTTATTGATATCCTCATTCATCTATCAAAGGATGACATCCTTAATTTGGGTCAAAGTAGCATTTTTGTAAAAAATCGTAACAATTATAACCTTGTTTCGTCTCTTCCTTGTCCCTCACTTTTTATCTCTTGAGCTTGAAGAAGAAAGATTCAAAAAATGCTTCAAAAGAATCCAACCCTGAAAACTAATTTTTCGACCCAAGCGCCCCAGTCCCGGTGCAACCACAACCTCTCGTTCGATAGAAGTCGAAAAACGCTCCTCCAATAAATCCTTCAGTTTAGCGCTCGTCAAAGGGCGATTGAGGTTTCTCCCCTCCGCAAGAGAAATCGATCCCGTCTCCTCTGACACCACAATACAAATACAATTCTCCACGCGCTCCGTAATGCCCATTGCCGCACGATGTCGCGTTCCCAGTTGTCGCGAAGCTTTACGCTCGGATAGGGGAAAAATGACCCCAGCAGCAAGAATCCGAGAACCCCGAATATGAACGGCTCCATCGTGGAGTAACGTCGAAGTTTGAAAAATCGTTTGCAAAAGTTCCTTAGAAATTTCCGCATTAAGCAGCACGCCGGGAACGGCAAAATCCCGCTCGTCAATCGAACCGCTCGTTTCCAAAATCATCAACGCTCCCGTCCGGTTTTGGGAAAGCTCCTTGACCGCATCCACAATTTCATCAATCACGCTATCCGTTTTGGGGACAGAACGACGGCTGGTCGTAAAAAGCTGAACAAATTCGCCTCGCCCCAATTGCTCCAAAAACTTGCGAAAATCCGACTGAAAAATGACCGCCATCGCCACCGCCGAACCCACCACTAACTTTTCCAAAACAAAAGCCAGTAATGTCAACCCCATCTGTTGGCTCACAATTTGCGCGAGCATCAGCAGAATGAAACCCCTAGCCATCCAAAGCGTTCGACGCTCGCCAATAACCAGAAGCATTAAGTACGTTAAAACGAGAACCAGTCCAATATCGACGATTCTATAAATCAGTCCGGTGTAGAAAAATTTTTCGATAAGCCAAGAAAAAAAAGACAAAAAACCATCAAAGTCAGAAGAGAAACCTGACAAAAAATTCGAGGACAATAAACAATGAATGAGAGCGCGAGGAATTAACATTAGACTGCTCTCATTCATAACAAGTAATGAACGCACGGGGAATCTATATTAGACAGAACGGGACGCGAAATTCGTCAATCTTTAACCATTCTGCATTAGTCGTGCGGGTAAGCGGTCTTGACGGATTAAATCTTCGTAAGTTTCCCGTTCTAAAATAAGGCTCGCTTCACCCTCATGAACCAAAATGGCTGCCGAACGGGGCAAACGGTTGTAATTTGAAGCCATACTGTAGTTATATGCGCCTGTTGCCAAAACAACAAGTATATCGCCAGGATTTGTTGTAGGTAATGAGATATTCTCAATTACAATATCTCCCGACTCGCAATGTTTGCCAGCAACCGTTACCGTTTCTTGGAACGGCTCAGACATCCGATTTGCCAGTATAGCGCGATAGAGCGATTGGTAAGTGATCGGGCGTGGATTGTCTGACATTCCCCCATCCACCGCAATATAAGTCCGGATATCGGGAACGACTTTCCGACTGCCAATCGTATAAGCAGTAACGCACGCCGAAGCAATGAGCGAGCGACCCGGTTCTGCCATCAACTTAGGGAGAGGCAATCCTTTGGCTTCGCACGCCTGCACGACGGCTTGACAGGCGGCTTTGACCCACTCCTCAATGGTGGGGGGATCGTCCGATTCCGTGTAGCGAATACCCAAACCCCCGCCAATGTTTAATACCTGAATGGGCAACCCATAACTAACGGCTTTTTGCCACCAATCCACTAATACTCCTGCTAAATCTTGATGGGGTTGGCGCTCAAAAATTTGCGAACCGATATGAGCGTGCAGACCGATACACTCGATCCCGGACTGCTGACTCAGGAAAGAGAATACATCATTAAGCTGGTTGGGATCGAAGCCAAATTTGCTATCTAAGTGACCCGTGCGAATGTATTCGTGGGTGTGACATTCAATTCCGGGGGTTAAACGCAAAAGAATTTGAATGGGTGGAGCGTTTGAGCGGGTCTTCGCAAGATCGACTAGCAGCTCTAACTCTAAATGATTATCGACAATGACCGTGCAGCCGTTTTCGATAGCTAATTGAAGTTCGTCGCGAGACTTATTGTTACCGTGCAAATAAATATGTTTGGGGTCGATCCCCGCTTTGAGTGCCGTGTAGAGTTCGCCACCGGATACCACATCGCAACCGAATCCTTCGCTGGCGACGATCGCGCAAACGGCCAAACAATTCCAGGCTTTGGAGGCGTAAATGATTTGCGATTCCCCAGGATAGAATTGGGCGAAGGCTTCTTGGTACTGACGGCAGGCGGATCGCAGAGTGTATTCGTCTAGAATATACAGAGGAGAACCGAATTGCTCGACCAGTGCGCTGACATCGCAACCGCCAATTTCTAAGCAATCGCGATCGTTGACGCGAGCGGTGAGGGGTAACAATTGCTGATTGGTAGAAAGCGGCTTTTGCGCGGGGTTTTGGGGTGGAAGGTATTGACAGGATGAATTTTGCAGACTTTGTTCGGTCAATAACATAGTGGTTGTTTCGTGTTGAGTGGCTTGTTGAGGATGGCGCGATCCCAAAAGGCAACGCGCGCAGGCAGATTCGCGCCTCAGAATTCCCCTTTTTTAGTGTACAATTGCAGCTTGTGACTTTATTAGAACTTCGTCTCAAACCCCTCACAGATCGGCAACTGAATGCAGTTGTCAAACTAGACCAATTGTGCCTAGGCGGTCTGTGGAGTCAAGAGGGGTATCGGCGCGAGCTGAACAGTCCCAATAGCGAGTTGTTGGTTCTGTCAGTCCTTGGGAATCGCGGAAGTCCTCCCAAGGAGCGCATTGTAGGGATTGGATGTTTTTGGGCAATTTTAGAGGAGGCGCACATTACTATTTTGGCAATTCATCCTGACTGCCAATCCCAAGGGTTGGGTCAAGTTCTGTTATGGACGCTATTGCAAAAAGCCGTTCGGCAAAAGCTCGATCGCGCAACCTTAGAAGTTCGAGCCTCAAATCAAGCAGCTCTATCTCTTTACCAAAAGTTTGGCTTCCAAGTTGCCGGACGGCGCAAGAAATATTACCAAAACAATAACGAAGATGCTTTGATCCTTTGGAGGGGGGGATTGCAACAGAAGCAATTCAGTCAATTGCTCGATCGATGGCAGCAACAAACCAACGAGAAACTTGCTCGGTGCGGCTGGCGTTTGGAAAATGGGGATCGAAAGCTGAAAGCTTGACCCCGTAAGGAAAAACCATAGCCCCATAATAATAAACCAACCCCTTGCTGCGCCTAACGCAACAGCAAGCAAATAAGCCTGTGCTAAAATCAAGCATACACGGGCAAGCAGCAGGTGATGGAAATAGGTTATGTTTGAACGCTTTACAGAAAAAGCCATTAAGGTGATTATGTTGGCCCAGGAAGAAGCACGTCGCCTGGGACATAACTTCGTCGGTACAGAGCAAATCCTTTTAGGTCTAATTGGCGAAGGGACGGGTGTTGCAGCCAAGGTTCTCAAATCGATGGGGGTCAATCTTAAAGATGCTCGCATTGAAGTTGAGAAAATTATCGGTCGCGGTTCCGGCTTTGTTGCTGTAGAAATTCCCTTCACTCCTAGAGCCAAGCGGGTTCTTGAACTCTCCTTAGAGGAAGCTCGCCAACTAGGACACAATTATATTGGCACCGAACACTTACTCCTCGGTTTGATTCGAGAAGGGGAAGGGGTTGCCGCTAGAGTTCTTGAAAATTTGGGAGTGGATCTCTCCAAGGTTCGGACGCAAGTGATCCGAATGTTGGGCGAAACGGCAGAGGTTCCTTCTGGATCGAGTTCTGGTCGAACCAAAACCCCAACCTTAGATGAATTTGGTTCCAATTTAACCAATTTAGCCGCAGAGGGAAAACTCGATCCCGTTGTGGGGCGCATTAAAGAAATCGAACGAGTTATTCAAATTTTGGGTCGCCGCACCAAGAATAATCCAGTTTTAATTGGGGAACCGGGTGTTGGCAAAACCGCGATCGCGGAAGGTTTGGCTCAACGCATTGCCAACGACGACATTCCCGATATTTTAGAAGAAAAGCGCGTTGTCACCCTCGATATTGGTCTGCTCGTTGCTGGAACCAAGTACCGAGGTGAATTTGAAGAACGCCTCAAAAAAATCATGGATGAAATTCGCTCTGCGGGGAATGTGATCCTCGTGATCGATGAAGTCCATACCTTAATTGGTGCGGGTGCTGCGGAGGGAGCGATTGATGCGGCGAATATCCTCAAACCGGCTTTGGCGCGAGGCGAATTGCAGTGTATCGGCGCGACAACCCTCGATGAGTATCGCAAGCATATCGAGCGAGATGCGGCTCTAGAGCGTCGTTTCCAGCCCGTGATGGTGGGCGAACCCAGCGTTGATGAAACCATTGAAATCCTTTACGGTTTGCGAGAGCGCTACGAACAGCATCACAAGCTGAAAATTCTCGACGAAGCCCTTGATGCTGCCGCCAAACTTTCCGATCGCTACATCTCCGATCGCTATTTACCCGATAAAGCCATTGACTTAATCGACGAAGCGGGATCGAGAGTGCGTTTGATTAATTCCCAACTGCCCCCAGCAGCGAAGGAATTGGATAAAGAATTGCGTCAAGTTCTCAAACAAAAGGATGATGCGGTTCGGGCGCAGGATTTTGATAAGGCGGGAGAATTGCGCGATCGCGAAATGGAAATCAAAGCTGAAATTCGCGCGATCGCCTCCTCGAAAAAAACCGAAACAGAAGGTGAAGAGGAAGGGCCCTTCGTCGATTCCGAGGAAATTGCACACATCGTTGCTTCCTGGACGGGCGTTCCCGTAAACAAACTCACCGAAACAGAATCCGAAAAACTGCTGCACATGGAAGACACTCTCCATCAGCGCTTAATCGGACAAGAAGATGCGGTTAAAGCCGTTTCTCGCGCCATCCGCCGCGCTCGCGTCGGTTTAAAAAATCCCAATCGTCCTATTGCGAGCTTCATTTTCTCCGGTCCTACCGGTGTCGGGAAAACCGAACTGACCAAAGCCTTAGCGACCTACTTCTTCGGGTCAGAAGACGCGATGATCCGCTTGGATATGTCGGAATACATGGAACGGCATACCGTCTCCAAACTGATTGGCTCCCCACCGGGATACGTCGGCTACAACGAAGGCGGTCAGCTCACCGAAGCGGTACGCCGCCGACCCTATACCGTCGTGTTGTTCGATGAAATCGAAAAAGCACATCCCGACATCTTCAATATGCTGTTGCAAATTTTGGAAGATGGTCGCCTCACCGATGCCAAAGGTCGCACGGTAGACTTCAAAAACACGCTACTGATCATGACCTCGAACATCGGCTCGAAGGTTATTGAGAAAGGCGGCGGCGGTTTAGGTTTCGAGTTGGGCGACGACCAAGCAGAATCTCAATACAATCGTATCCGCGCGTTGGTTAATGAGGAATTGAAGAACTACTTCCGTCCGGAATTCCTCAACCGCTTGGATGAAATCATCGTCTTCCGCCAACTCACCCTAGAGGAGATCAAGACCATCGCCGATCTTCTCCTCCAAGAAGTCTTCCAACGCTTGACCGAACAGCAAGTTACCTTGGAAGTCACCGAGAAATTCAAGGATTTGTTGGTGAAGGAAGGGTACAATCCTGCCTACGGCGCGCGTCCCTTACGTCGGGCGATTATGCGTCTCCTTGAAGACGTGTTAGCCGAAGAAATTCTCTCCGGTCGCGTTGGAGAAGGCGATAAGGCTTTAGTGGATGTGGATGCTGATGGAAAAGTGTTCGTGAAATCGGAAGAGAAGCTGAAAATTCTTTTGGAAAAGGCTAATTCTTAAAAACCGATCGTCATGTGCTGTAAGCTAAACAGCCCTAGTTTATAAATTGCGGTAGAGAAGATAACTGCTTCTCTGCCGTTTTTTGTGGGATATAGCACTACTGGGTCTGTCAACCTCGATCTTGTGCATTGAGGGTGACACGGTGATGGGGAGAGTGGGAGACACGGGGAAAAGAGCTGGGAAGGCTGGGGGAGTTTGGGAAGCTGGGGGAGCTTTCTTGAGACGCGGCACTTCGACACGCTCAGTGACCGGGAGACGCGGGGACGGGGAGATATTTATAATCTGTTCCCTGTCTTGCCGAGCGTTCCCTTGCTAAGTCGGTTGGATAAGCTGAGGAGGTGGCGACATTCGAGGTCTCCTCGAATGCTTGTGACCGCCGTGAA comes from the Lusitaniella coriacea LEGE 07157 genome and includes:
- the rimI gene encoding ribosomal protein S18-alanine N-acetyltransferase, which gives rise to MTLLELRLKPLTDRQLNAVVKLDQLCLGGLWSQEGYRRELNSPNSELLVLSVLGNRGSPPKERIVGIGCFWAILEEAHITILAIHPDCQSQGLGQVLLWTLLQKAVRQKLDRATLEVRASNQAALSLYQKFGFQVAGRRKKYYQNNNEDALILWRGGLQQKQFSQLLDRWQQQTNEKLARCGWRLENGDRKLKA
- the cdaA gene encoding diadenylate cyclase CdaA; its protein translation is MSGFSSDFDGFLSFFSWLIEKFFYTGLIYRIVDIGLVLVLTYLMLLVIGERRTLWMARGFILLMLAQIVSQQMGLTLLAFVLEKLVVGSAVAMAVIFQSDFRKFLEQLGRGEFVQLFTTSRRSVPKTDSVIDEIVDAVKELSQNRTGALMILETSGSIDERDFAVPGVLLNAEISKELLQTIFQTSTLLHDGAVHIRGSRILAAGVIFPLSERKASRQLGTRHRAAMGITERVENCICIVVSEETGSISLAEGRNLNRPLTSAKLKDLLEERFSTSIEREVVVAPGLGRLGRKISFQGWILLKHFLNLSSSSSRDKK
- a CDS encoding ATP-dependent Clp protease ATP-binding subunit; the protein is MFERFTEKAIKVIMLAQEEARRLGHNFVGTEQILLGLIGEGTGVAAKVLKSMGVNLKDARIEVEKIIGRGSGFVAVEIPFTPRAKRVLELSLEEARQLGHNYIGTEHLLLGLIREGEGVAARVLENLGVDLSKVRTQVIRMLGETAEVPSGSSSGRTKTPTLDEFGSNLTNLAAEGKLDPVVGRIKEIERVIQILGRRTKNNPVLIGEPGVGKTAIAEGLAQRIANDDIPDILEEKRVVTLDIGLLVAGTKYRGEFEERLKKIMDEIRSAGNVILVIDEVHTLIGAGAAEGAIDAANILKPALARGELQCIGATTLDEYRKHIERDAALERRFQPVMVGEPSVDETIEILYGLRERYEQHHKLKILDEALDAAAKLSDRYISDRYLPDKAIDLIDEAGSRVRLINSQLPPAAKELDKELRQVLKQKDDAVRAQDFDKAGELRDREMEIKAEIRAIASSKKTETEGEEEGPFVDSEEIAHIVASWTGVPVNKLTETESEKLLHMEDTLHQRLIGQEDAVKAVSRAIRRARVGLKNPNRPIASFIFSGPTGVGKTELTKALATYFFGSEDAMIRLDMSEYMERHTVSKLIGSPPGYVGYNEGGQLTEAVRRRPYTVVLFDEIEKAHPDIFNMLLQILEDGRLTDAKGRTVDFKNTLLIMTSNIGSKVIEKGGGGLGFELGDDQAESQYNRIRALVNEELKNYFRPEFLNRLDEIIVFRQLTLEEIKTIADLLLQEVFQRLTEQQVTLEVTEKFKDLLVKEGYNPAYGARPLRRAIMRLLEDVLAEEILSGRVGEGDKALVDVDADGKVFVKSEEKLKILLEKANS
- the lysA gene encoding diaminopimelate decarboxylase, translated to MLLTEQSLQNSSCQYLPPQNPAQKPLSTNQQLLPLTARVNDRDCLEIGGCDVSALVEQFGSPLYILDEYTLRSACRQYQEAFAQFYPGESQIIYASKAWNCLAVCAIVASEGFGCDVVSGGELYTALKAGIDPKHIYLHGNNKSRDELQLAIENGCTVIVDNHLELELLVDLAKTRSNAPPIQILLRLTPGIECHTHEYIRTGHLDSKFGFDPNQLNDVFSFLSQQSGIECIGLHAHIGSQIFERQPHQDLAGVLVDWWQKAVSYGLPIQVLNIGGGLGIRYTESDDPPTIEEWVKAACQAVVQACEAKGLPLPKLMAEPGRSLIASACVTAYTIGSRKVVPDIRTYIAVDGGMSDNPRPITYQSLYRAILANRMSEPFQETVTVAGKHCESGDIVIENISLPTTNPGDILVVLATGAYNYSMASNYNRLPRSAAILVHEGEASLILERETYEDLIRQDRLPARLMQNG
- the uppS gene encoding polyprenyl diphosphate synthase, giving the protein MTVSKSVLLETLPPDLDCNRLPQHVAVIMDGNGRWAKRQGLPRFMGHRRGVDALKDLLRCCKDWGIPALTAYAFSTENWGRPSEEVEFLMMLFERVLRRELKEMMAENVKIRFVGNLAGLPRSLQEEIARSMEDTKENRGIQFTVATNYGGRQEILQACRAIADRVRQGELQVDAIDETVFEDHLYTAGLTPPDLLIRTSGEMRISNFLLWQMAYAEIYVTQTAWPDFDRKAFHQALANYQQRDRRFGKV